One Devosia lacusdianchii genomic window carries:
- a CDS encoding DMT family transporter produces MPATSSRAGYAWLAGDMVLVTLMTVLVKLGGASYPAVQMVFIRSLIGLVSVLPLAWRHRRALRETKQWGGHTFRVLCNTLALNTNFAALTALPLALANAIGFMRPLVVLALATILLGERSGPWRWIGAAVGFLGVLVMVAPGEISWNMGILAALGSVLFGSLATVQTRALAKENTTVLMVFYTVGLTIFTALPAAFSWQPVAASDWPLLLAIGVLAQIGQYCFLRAYQSTPANLLAPIGYLSIVLASLAGFLAFGEIPAPTTIIGTAIIIGALLLTTRLDRPKR; encoded by the coding sequence ATGCCGGCCACCTCATCGCGAGCCGGGTACGCCTGGCTCGCGGGCGATATGGTGCTCGTCACCCTGATGACGGTGTTGGTCAAGCTCGGCGGAGCCAGTTATCCCGCCGTGCAGATGGTCTTCATCCGCTCGCTGATCGGCCTCGTCAGCGTCCTCCCCCTCGCCTGGCGCCACCGCCGGGCGCTGCGGGAAACCAAGCAATGGGGCGGCCACACCTTCCGAGTGCTCTGCAACACCCTGGCCCTCAACACCAATTTCGCTGCGCTCACCGCCCTGCCTTTGGCCCTCGCCAATGCTATCGGCTTCATGCGCCCGCTGGTCGTCCTGGCGCTTGCCACCATTCTCCTCGGTGAACGCTCCGGCCCCTGGCGCTGGATCGGCGCCGCCGTCGGTTTTCTCGGCGTCCTCGTCATGGTCGCACCCGGCGAGATTTCGTGGAACATGGGCATCCTCGCCGCCCTCGGCTCGGTTCTCTTCGGCTCGCTCGCCACGGTCCAGACCCGCGCCCTGGCAAAAGAAAACACCACCGTCCTGATGGTCTTTTACACAGTCGGCCTCACCATCTTCACGGCCCTTCCCGCCGCCTTCTCCTGGCAGCCGGTCGCGGCTTCCGACTGGCCCCTGCTCCTCGCCATCGGCGTTCTCGCCCAGATTGGCCAATACTGCTTCCTCAGAGCGTATCAATCGACCCCGGCCAATCTCCTCGCGCCGATTGGCTATCTTTCCATCGTTCTCGCCAGCCTCGCCGGTTTCCTGGCCTTTGGCGAAATACCCGCTCCGACGACGATCATCGGCACCGCTATCATCATCGGCGCCCTTCTCCTCACCACCCGTCTCGACCGACCGAAGCGCTAG
- a CDS encoding PIG-L family deacetylase — protein MLTDRERLRRRAAQPRLVSLYRALSRLRSTVTVMNAGAHPDDEQSGMLAVMRHQMGMRVVVACSTRGEGGQNTLGPERGGALGVLRSREMEEAARTLDADIAWLGYGPDDSVHDFGFSKSGPDTLARWDEARTIDRLVRAYRQFRPDIVIPTFLDVPGQHGHHRAMTQAAERALNLAADPLYVTDGLAPWRVAKFYLPAWSGGGDTYDDEVPPPPATTYVEAAGFDIATGMSYDRLGETSRTFHASQNMGHWRDPAQSRWALHHVGGSDEASIGDGLPAGLADLGPSAHLAAADVAIAEALAAFPDSDAIRRALSGARRSIRAAAHEMGADARDLHGHRLTRKLAEIDVAIAQAGGIEVLASISAATVAPGGTIDLIVEAERGPADNLSITPIINAEILDAADTLRLTEDRTTIPLTTRVGAPIRNAYRDDWQSLGGNGDLSLLVEATIDDETIRFLLDTEEDLQLAPPYQVTISPDAIILPLSATGSRTVTVKADIDLGRIAVGPAAGLAIEQTDGALTLTPNAGLLPGKYTLPVQVDGANAYAADPIAYRHIGRTRFIRPLALSLLALDLVVPDARVGYIGGGSDRVGLWLERMGAKVTELDAAALSGDLSGFDTIVVGIFAFGTRPDLAAATRKLHAWVETGGHLVTLYHRPGDGWTPTSTPPRPITIGSPSLRWRVTNPGAPVTFLRPDHPLFAGPNRITADDFAAWDKERGLYFASAWDQAYEPLLAMSDAGEAPLNGSLLSGRIGKGRHTHTSLVLHHQLDKLAPGAFRLMANLLQSA, from the coding sequence ATGCTTACCGATCGCGAACGCCTGCGCCGCCGCGCAGCCCAGCCCCGACTCGTTAGCCTCTATCGTGCCTTGAGCCGACTGCGCTCCACCGTCACGGTAATGAATGCGGGGGCGCATCCCGACGACGAACAAAGCGGCATGCTGGCCGTTATGCGCCATCAGATGGGCATGAGGGTCGTCGTCGCATGCTCAACGCGCGGCGAAGGCGGGCAGAACACTCTGGGGCCAGAACGCGGCGGTGCGCTGGGCGTGTTGCGCTCGCGCGAGATGGAGGAAGCGGCGCGTACGCTCGACGCCGATATCGCCTGGCTCGGCTATGGTCCGGATGATTCGGTGCATGATTTCGGCTTCTCCAAGTCCGGCCCCGACACGCTGGCGCGTTGGGACGAGGCGCGGACGATTGACCGCCTTGTTCGCGCCTACCGGCAGTTCCGGCCCGATATCGTCATTCCGACCTTCCTCGATGTGCCCGGTCAGCATGGTCACCACCGTGCCATGACACAGGCAGCCGAGCGGGCCCTGAACCTGGCCGCGGATCCCCTTTACGTCACCGATGGCTTAGCACCGTGGCGCGTCGCCAAATTCTATCTGCCGGCCTGGTCCGGCGGCGGCGACACCTATGACGACGAAGTTCCGCCACCGCCCGCGACCACCTATGTCGAGGCGGCGGGTTTCGATATCGCCACTGGCATGTCCTATGATCGACTGGGGGAGACTTCCCGTACCTTCCACGCCAGCCAGAATATGGGCCATTGGCGTGACCCTGCGCAGAGCCGTTGGGCATTGCATCATGTCGGAGGCTCTGACGAAGCCAGCATCGGCGACGGCCTGCCCGCTGGCCTCGCCGACCTCGGTCCATCGGCACACCTCGCTGCGGCCGATGTCGCGATTGCCGAGGCTCTGGCGGCTTTCCCCGATAGCGATGCCATCCGTAGGGCGTTGAGCGGAGCGCGGCGCTCTATTCGCGCCGCCGCGCACGAAATGGGCGCGGACGCGCGCGATCTGCACGGGCACCGTCTGACTCGCAAACTGGCCGAAATCGACGTTGCCATCGCCCAGGCCGGGGGCATTGAGGTTCTGGCATCCATCTCTGCGGCCACTGTTGCCCCCGGTGGCACGATCGACCTGATCGTCGAAGCCGAGCGTGGCCCGGCGGACAACCTGAGCATCACTCCGATAATCAATGCCGAGATTCTCGACGCCGCCGACACCCTCCGGCTGACTGAGGATCGCACCACGATTCCGCTCACCACCCGTGTCGGCGCGCCGATCAGAAACGCTTACCGCGATGATTGGCAGAGCCTCGGCGGAAATGGCGATCTGTCGTTACTTGTCGAAGCCACTATTGACGATGAAACGATTCGGTTCCTTCTCGACACCGAGGAAGACCTGCAACTGGCGCCGCCCTATCAGGTCACGATCAGCCCCGACGCTATCATCCTGCCACTGTCCGCAACCGGTAGCCGGACCGTTACGGTAAAAGCCGATATTGACCTAGGCCGGATCGCGGTCGGCCCAGCCGCGGGCCTGGCGATCGAGCAGACGGATGGCGCCCTGACACTCACTCCAAATGCCGGGCTGCTTCCTGGCAAATACACCCTGCCCGTACAGGTCGATGGCGCGAACGCCTATGCTGCCGACCCGATCGCCTACCGCCATATCGGCCGCACGCGGTTCATTCGTCCGCTCGCTCTTAGCCTTCTGGCACTCGATCTCGTCGTTCCCGACGCCCGTGTCGGTTATATCGGCGGCGGCTCGGATAGAGTCGGGCTGTGGCTCGAGCGCATGGGTGCCAAGGTTACCGAGCTGGACGCGGCGGCACTTTCGGGCGACCTGTCGGGCTTCGATACGATCGTGGTCGGCATTTTTGCCTTCGGCACCCGTCCCGACCTGGCGGCCGCGACGCGCAAGCTGCACGCCTGGGTCGAGACTGGCGGCCATCTGGTGACGCTCTATCACCGCCCCGGCGATGGCTGGACGCCAACGAGTACCCCGCCCCGCCCGATCACCATTGGCAGCCCGTCGCTGCGCTGGCGTGTCACCAATCCCGGGGCTCCCGTGACTTTCCTCCGGCCCGACCACCCGCTGTTTGCCGGCCCGAACCGGATCACGGCGGACGACTTCGCGGCCTGGGACAAGGAACGGGGGCTCTACTTTGCATCGGCGTGGGATCAGGCCTACGAGCCCCTGCTCGCGATGAGCGATGCAGGCGAAGCGCCGCTCAACGGCTCGCTATTGTCGGGCCGTATCGGCAAGGGCCGACATACGCATACCAGTCTCGTACTGCACCATCAGCTCGACAAGCTGGCCCCCGGCGCCTTCCGCCTGATGGCCAACCTGCTGCAATCGGCCTGA
- a CDS encoding ROK family protein: MNGRTNKDLRQRVTIGSNPERNRAHNRRVVLEVIRMHEHLGRTEIARRAQLTPQAVANIVDELLEEGLLIELGRLRSGRGQPPIQFAVNPNGPLTAGVEIAADHMVTALLDLSGGVRAQSIQPLGETGPDSVPGKVAAEVRKLEASLGADRTKLLGIGVVMPGPFEIEGMSSVGPATLPGWTGVDAAALFAKATGQHVVVENDATAAVVGERLYGAGRQLGSFCYLYFGVGLGLGVIQDGRPMRGAFGNAGEIGHVGLVPRAGRVSHGPAGALERFVSVFALRERLALAGTYVATVEDIKKLHDAADPTLRDWIIMAADYLAPTVAMLENIFDPETVIFGGGLPDSVLEAVIAALDPLPVSVATRDKRPLPRVIRGQTGQLTAALGAAALPLLDTVSPHLSVSDPVA; the protein is encoded by the coding sequence TTGAACGGTCGTACCAACAAGGACCTTCGCCAGCGTGTTACCATCGGGTCCAACCCCGAGCGCAACCGTGCCCACAATCGTCGCGTGGTGCTGGAAGTCATCCGCATGCACGAGCATCTGGGGCGCACCGAGATCGCACGCCGCGCCCAGCTGACGCCCCAGGCTGTGGCCAACATCGTCGATGAGCTGCTTGAAGAGGGACTGCTCATCGAGCTGGGGCGCTTGCGCTCTGGGCGCGGCCAGCCGCCGATCCAGTTCGCCGTCAACCCGAATGGCCCGTTGACCGCCGGCGTCGAAATTGCCGCCGATCACATGGTCACGGCCCTGCTCGACCTTTCAGGCGGCGTACGGGCCCAGTCAATCCAGCCGCTCGGCGAAACCGGGCCTGACTCGGTACCCGGCAAGGTTGCCGCCGAAGTCCGCAAGCTGGAGGCTTCGCTCGGCGCGGATCGCACCAAGCTCTTGGGGATCGGCGTGGTGATGCCTGGTCCGTTCGAGATCGAGGGCATGAGTTCGGTGGGTCCGGCCACCCTGCCCGGCTGGACCGGCGTCGATGCCGCCGCCTTGTTCGCTAAGGCCACCGGGCAGCATGTGGTGGTCGAGAACGACGCCACCGCCGCGGTGGTGGGCGAACGCCTTTATGGCGCCGGACGGCAGCTCGGCAGTTTCTGCTACCTCTATTTTGGCGTCGGCCTCGGCCTTGGCGTCATCCAGGATGGGCGACCGATGCGCGGCGCCTTCGGCAATGCCGGCGAAATCGGCCATGTCGGCCTCGTGCCGCGCGCTGGTAGGGTCAGCCACGGACCGGCCGGCGCATTGGAACGCTTCGTCTCCGTTTTCGCCCTGCGCGAACGGCTGGCCCTGGCCGGCACGTACGTCGCGACTGTGGAGGACATTAAGAAGCTGCACGACGCGGCCGATCCTACCTTGCGCGACTGGATCATCATGGCTGCCGACTATCTCGCACCCACCGTCGCCATGCTCGAAAACATCTTCGATCCAGAGACGGTGATCTTCGGCGGTGGCCTTCCCGACTCGGTCCTCGAGGCGGTTATCGCGGCGCTCGATCCGCTGCCGGTTTCGGTGGCGACGCGCGACAAGCGCCCGCTGCCGCGCGTCATCCGCGGGCAGACCGGGCAATTGACTGCCGCTCTCGGCGCCGCTGCCCTGCCGCTGCTCGATACCGTTTCTCCCCATCTCAGCGTCTCCGACCCCGTCGCCTGA
- a CDS encoding extracellular solute-binding protein translates to MRKAIFAGLAAGVSVMAVNAAQAVEIEYWQYVFDSRVQAMDQLIAKFQEANPDITVKHTTFPYADYQTRVVAAKVAGQGPDVVQLFYGWTDQFVNGGLIKPLDPAVFPHAEIESDFFPIVSAMKRGEDYYGLPTAVRSLALFYNKALFDEAGLQPPTNLEEFLAAAEATTKRDGAGNITTAGITMDMAGQDHHWWREVLIRQNGGEPYDAEGNVAYDSEAGAAALKFYTDLQTEKNVGLVGFMDEGQAAFRAGMAAMTIDGTFRLGAFEANPFEWGVVELPADANGLRSNYSSYFANAIGATAEGEELVAAQKFLQYISSPEAMQIWLDVVGELPARRDVALTETNLADPILGPFLKGLEYAHTTKFYDEAAQRQTAIDMVNRVLLENQPIEDSLKQAAEAEQAIIDQGRQ, encoded by the coding sequence ATGCGCAAGGCAATTTTCGCCGGGCTTGCAGCCGGCGTCAGCGTGATGGCTGTCAACGCCGCCCAGGCAGTCGAGATCGAATACTGGCAGTATGTTTTTGATAGCCGTGTCCAGGCAATGGACCAGCTGATCGCCAAGTTCCAGGAAGCCAATCCGGACATTACGGTCAAGCACACGACTTTCCCCTATGCGGACTATCAGACCCGCGTCGTCGCCGCGAAAGTGGCTGGGCAGGGTCCCGATGTCGTGCAGCTGTTCTACGGCTGGACCGACCAGTTTGTGAATGGCGGGCTGATCAAGCCGCTCGATCCGGCTGTGTTCCCGCATGCGGAAATCGAGTCCGACTTCTTCCCCATCGTCTCGGCGATGAAGCGCGGCGAAGACTATTATGGCCTGCCGACCGCCGTGCGTTCGCTGGCTCTGTTCTACAACAAGGCCCTGTTCGACGAAGCCGGCCTGCAGCCGCCGACCAACCTCGAGGAATTCCTCGCGGCCGCTGAAGCCACCACCAAGCGTGACGGCGCCGGCAACATCACCACCGCCGGCATCACCATGGACATGGCGGGCCAGGACCATCACTGGTGGCGCGAAGTTCTGATCCGTCAGAATGGCGGCGAGCCCTACGATGCCGAAGGCAATGTGGCCTATGACAGCGAAGCCGGTGCGGCCGCGCTGAAGTTTTATACCGACCTGCAGACCGAGAAGAACGTCGGCCTCGTCGGCTTCATGGACGAAGGCCAGGCGGCCTTCCGTGCCGGCATGGCGGCAATGACCATCGACGGCACCTTCCGTCTCGGCGCCTTCGAAGCCAACCCCTTCGAGTGGGGCGTGGTTGAACTGCCGGCCGATGCCAATGGCCTGCGCTCGAACTATTCGAGCTATTTCGCCAATGCCATCGGCGCAACTGCCGAGGGTGAAGAACTCGTCGCAGCCCAGAAGTTCCTCCAGTACATCTCCTCGCCCGAAGCGATGCAGATCTGGCTGGACGTTGTGGGTGAACTCCCCGCCCGCCGCGACGTGGCTCTGACCGAGACCAACCTGGCCGACCCGATCCTTGGGCCGTTTCTCAAGGGCCTTGAATACGCCCACACGACCAAGTTCTACGACGAGGCCGCCCAGCGCCAGACCGCGATCGACATGGTCAATCGCGTGTTGCTGGAAAACCAGCCGATCGAAGACTCGCTGAAGCAGGCCGCTGAAGCCGAGCAGGCGATTATCGACCAGGGTCGCCAGTAA